The window AAGAGCAGAGACATAGCCAATTTAATAGCTTTTCCCTTTcaccttcaaaggaaaaaatagcttaccttttcttttatttgccAAGAAGAACTTCCATCTGGGTACTTTCTCTTCTCCCAAAGTAATATCACCATTCCTCGTGCTTGAAGCAAGCTTCCACACACATCTCTCATTAAACGTGACACTCTTGAAAGCTGACATAAACTAAAGCCATCTAGAAAACTAGCAATATGCTGCAGAACCTCAAAAGGTAGACTACTCAGGTGGTCATTGTGCAGTCCAATTAAGCAGCTTTTTGCTGGTTCTACTAATACTGTAGATATGCAAGGCTGAACTCCAAATGACCGTAGGTGGCGGTCATGAATAATTTTTGCTCCTTGCGTTGAAGGGCAGAACCTACGCTGAGAATATGTACACCCATAATATGCCAGTGGACACCTCTGCTCCATCCAGCCATTAAGGCCAGCATGAATGTCACCATGCACATTcttaaaatgtgaagaaaattcATTCCTCCTAAACAACTGTCCACAAACAAATGTAAACATTGAACGTTGTTTTGTTTGGTATCTAGCCACATATTCCAATACCAAATCCAGTCCAAGGGTCTGGAACGGACTTGGATTTGAGAGCTGTGGGTTGGCATGATCACATGCAGAAGCTGAAGCTATTTCCCCCACCATTGTATTTGTGGCCAATAtagcagatgggagagaaaatgTTTGGGTCCCAAAGTCAACGTGATACACATCGACAGTGCGACTTTCCGATATCCCCCTACCTCCAGGAGAGTCTCCTAGACAAAACAGCAAAGCTGCTGTGATTAGATCAATCCCCTGAAGACCCATGGGATCTTCTGTTATCTCCAAATCTGATGTATCAACAGCTTTGTCTTCTTTTGGTGTGGACCAATAGTGATTAACAAGGAATTTGTATGATCGATGCCGTAAAAGTGAAAAGGCATCTACATTTCTCAGTCTTTCTTGTTCCACCTGTCTCTCTAACATTTCTTCTTCATTAGCATTATGTGGTAGCACATGATTAACACTGCCATTAACTAAGTGATCAGGTGGTATTACTTCTCTAAGTTGTGGTGTTGGAGGGAAGGAACTGCAAGGCTGTAACACTTCATCCTCAGGAGATGCAGTACATTCACCATTTGCTACACTGGATGGTTCTGAATTAGACACACCAAGATCTTCATTCTGGTCCAACACCTTTGAACTTTCATTTTCTACATGAAAGCCATTACACAAAAGTGAAGAATTACTGAGGTTTACATTTAAGTCACGTTTTTGCATTAAATCATAACAAATATCACTAGAACCATTTTGTTCCATTTGTGAATTTTGACTTAGGCTATCAAAGTTAAT is drawn from Apteryx mantelli isolate bAptMan1 chromosome 3, bAptMan1.hap1, whole genome shotgun sequence and contains these coding sequences:
- the FBXO30 gene encoding F-box only protein 30 isoform X2, whose product is MEEHQQHLHCVNCVSRRCMTRPEPGVSCDLIGCPLVCGAVFHSCKAEEHRILCPLERVPCLNSGFGCPFIVARNKIADHLEVCPASVVCCTMEWNRWPVSYADRKSYENLSKDVDEVEQLDMALALQDQRMLLESLKVATMMSKAADQISESREQTSVKSSAPDAVCSNGLMPVDEDSYGALYQATVETTRSLAAALDILNTATRDISMLSSRLCVSPYERREDTEIKEQASNGIIQDKKSDHEYPDEDNIGAVGINFDSLSQNSQMEQNGSSDICYDLMQKRDLNVNLSNSSLLCNGFHVENESSKVLDQNEDLGVSNSEPSSVANGECTASPEDEVLQPCSSFPPTPQLREVIPPDHLVNGSVNHVLPHNANEEEMLERQVEQERLRNVDAFSLLRHRSYKFLVNHYWSTPKEDKAVDTSDLEITEDPMGLQGIDLITAALLFCLGDSPGGRGISESRTVDVYHVDFGTQTFSLPSAILATNTMVGEIASASACDHANPQLSNPSPFQTLGLDLVLEYVARYQTKQRSMFTFVCGQLFRRNEFSSHFKNVHGDIHAGLNGWMEQRCPLAYYGCTYSQRRFCPSTQGAKIIHDRHLRSFGVQPCISTVLVEPAKSCLIGLHNDHLSSLPFEVLQHIASFLDGFSLCQLSRVSRLMRDVCGSLLQARGMVILLWEKRKYPDGSSSWQIKEKGRYLKDNFDRGCG
- the FBXO30 gene encoding F-box only protein 30 isoform X1 → MEEHQQHLHCVNCVSRRCMTRPEPGVSCDLIGCPLVCGAVFHSCKAEEHRILCPLERVPCLNSGFGCPFIVARNKIADHLEVCPASVVCCTMEWNRWPVSYADRKSYENLSKDVDEVEQLDMALALQDQRMLLESLKVATMMSKAADQISESREQTSVKSSAPDAVCSNGLMPVDEDSYGALYQATVETTRSLAAALDILNTATRDISMLSSRLCVSPYERREDTEIKEQASNGIIQDKKSDHEYPDEDNIGAVGINFDSLSQNSQMEQNGSSDICYDLMQKRDLNVNLSNSSLLCNGFHVENESSKVLDQNEDLGVSNSEPSSVANGECTASPEDEVLQPCSSFPPTPQLREVIPPDHLVNGSVNHVLPHNANEEEMLERQVEQERLRNVDAFSLLRHRSYKFLVNHYWSTPKEDKAVDTSDLEITEDPMGLQGIDLITAALLFCLGDSPGGRGISESRTVDVYHVDFGTQTFSLPSAILATNTMVGEIASASACDHANPQLSNPSPFQTLGLDLVLEYVARYQTKQRSMFTFVCGQLFRRNEFSSHFKNVHGDIHAGLNGWMEQRCPLAYYGCTYSQRRFCPSTQGAKIIHDRHLRSFGVQPCISTVLVEPAKSCLIGLHNDHLSSLPFEVLQHIASFLDGFSLCQLSRVSRLMRDVCGSLLQARGMVILLWEKRKYPDGSSSWQIKEKVWRFSTAFCTVNEWKFADIVSMADHLKKCSYNAVERREEAVPLPCMCVTRELTKEGRSLRSVLKPVL